The following proteins come from a genomic window of Candidatus Thiodiazotropha sp. CDECU1:
- a CDS encoding ABC transporter ATP-binding protein — MIEADNLSKHYAGIKAVDGVSFSIPRGVCFGLLGPNGAGKTTTVEMLEGIKTPSSGQIRYKGEPLGKRFRDEAGIMFQHTALQEYIRVDEVLKMFQQFYTNIRPIEELVEICALEEFLTRDTRKLSGGQKQRLLLAIALINDPEIVFLDEPTTGLDPQSRRNLWHQVRRIKAENKTLVLTTHYMEEAFELCDEIIIMDHGVIIAQGNPKTLLANHFDKSVITLPLSALPRDFQADEASTLHPQEGHMEILSKDVDSTMRHLTAQQVSLHELQVRSPTLEDLFLELTGHHLRT; from the coding sequence ATGATTGAGGCGGATAACCTCAGCAAGCACTACGCGGGTATCAAAGCGGTGGACGGGGTCAGCTTTTCCATCCCGCGTGGCGTCTGCTTCGGTCTGCTGGGCCCAAACGGTGCGGGCAAGACCACCACCGTGGAGATGCTGGAGGGTATCAAGACACCCTCGTCGGGCCAGATACGCTATAAGGGTGAACCACTGGGGAAACGCTTTCGCGACGAAGCGGGAATCATGTTTCAGCACACCGCGCTGCAGGAGTATATCCGTGTGGACGAGGTGCTGAAGATGTTTCAGCAGTTCTACACCAACATCCGGCCGATTGAAGAGTTGGTGGAGATCTGCGCCCTGGAGGAGTTCCTGACGCGGGATACACGCAAACTCTCCGGCGGTCAGAAACAGCGTCTGCTGTTGGCCATCGCGCTGATCAACGACCCGGAGATAGTGTTTCTCGACGAACCCACCACCGGTCTCGATCCTCAGTCACGACGCAACCTCTGGCATCAGGTACGCCGTATCAAGGCCGAAAACAAAACCCTGGTGCTGACTACCCACTATATGGAAGAGGCATTTGAGCTGTGTGACGAGATCATCATCATGGATCATGGTGTAATCATCGCCCAAGGCAATCCTAAAACACTGCTGGCCAACCATTTCGATAAATCCGTGATCACCCTGCCCCTCTCTGCCCTGCCCAGGGATTTTCAAGCCGACGAGGCCTCTACGCTGCACCCCCAGGAGGGCCACATGGAGATCCTGTCCAAGGATGTGGATAGCACCATGCGCCATCTGACAGCCCAGCAGGTCTCTTTACACGAGCTGCAGGTACGATCCCCAACCCTGGAAGACCTGTTCCTGGAACTGACCGGGCATCACCTGCGCACTTAG
- a CDS encoding EAL domain-containing protein, with protein MSKNEGGQQDSVKRLIAEEQTRILFQQAPISNITVYSVALLFYFLLKSNINSGILEIWLLALFAAASFRLALWLMRKRNPQKRTTAQWQRSYLIGCLLVGIAWSLIVPYIYLANSLTIAIGLCMLLFGIVASAVVILSVYIPAFVAYVYPQVLTLTGTLFAFGDAGHNALAGATIVYLIMTTLFTRNINRNLMENIRLQVENSQLINDLGEEVKNRESVIKKRTLELEDKNSELSKEITGRELVESALRKSEERFELAMRGANDGVYDWNLQNNEIYYSPRWKSMLGYEDHELPNDFSTWEELVDETDHARSWEMINDYINGKRDNFHIEFKMRHKHGHWVDILSRAFLVRDARGEANRIVGTHVDITEKKRQEAHILKQAHYDGLTGLPNRFLSMDRLAQLLKEASRDAYKVAILFLDLDGFKRVNDTLGHETGDRLLVQAAGRLQSAVRDGDSVCRLGGDEFVVLLRNLGELTDAKKVASSLISQFRRPFKLDERELVVTTSIGIAVYPSDGITPTELLRNADTAMYHSKEQGRNTFNFYTSEMNLSISRSLEVEEQLHGAQERHEFSVVYQPVVELQSNRIVAAEALLRWTNPALGSISPDEFIPIAEQTGVILGIGRYVLQQAVCNAQRWGEMLDHDFKIAINLSPRQLRDATLVDFIHDLLESCGLKADALILEITEGVLMSGQHDIEYALAQLHEAGIGLGMDDFGTGYSSLSYLRKYPFDVLKVDRSFINDLTIDPADFELVNASILMAHGIGLEVVAEGVETEGQLNRLRDLQCEYAQGYLFSRPINEDDFTQLLKSSSKIESFIL; from the coding sequence ATGTCAAAAAACGAGGGTGGACAGCAAGATAGTGTCAAGAGGTTGATTGCCGAAGAGCAGACCCGGATACTCTTTCAGCAGGCTCCCATATCCAATATAACAGTCTATTCTGTTGCATTACTCTTTTACTTCTTATTGAAGTCGAATATCAACTCCGGAATTTTGGAGATCTGGCTTCTGGCCCTGTTTGCTGCAGCCAGCTTCCGCCTGGCGCTATGGCTGATGCGCAAGCGAAATCCGCAAAAAAGGACCACCGCCCAATGGCAACGCAGCTATCTGATTGGTTGCTTGCTGGTGGGTATCGCCTGGAGCCTGATCGTTCCCTATATCTATCTCGCCAATAGCCTCACAATCGCCATCGGCTTGTGCATGCTGCTATTCGGCATTGTCGCATCCGCTGTGGTTATCCTGTCGGTATATATTCCGGCTTTTGTGGCCTATGTTTATCCACAGGTGCTGACGCTCACTGGTACGCTGTTTGCCTTCGGGGATGCGGGACACAACGCGCTGGCTGGTGCAACCATCGTCTACTTGATAATGACCACGCTGTTTACCCGTAACATCAATCGCAACCTGATGGAAAACATCAGACTGCAGGTAGAGAACAGTCAGCTGATCAATGATCTGGGCGAAGAGGTCAAGAACAGGGAAAGCGTCATCAAGAAGCGCACCCTGGAATTAGAGGACAAAAACAGCGAACTCAGCAAGGAGATCACAGGAAGGGAGCTGGTCGAATCAGCCCTGCGCAAGAGCGAGGAACGCTTTGAACTGGCAATGCGTGGCGCCAATGATGGTGTTTATGACTGGAATCTCCAGAACAACGAAATCTACTACTCGCCCCGTTGGAAGAGCATGCTGGGTTATGAGGACCACGAATTGCCCAATGATTTTTCCACTTGGGAAGAGTTGGTTGATGAAACAGATCATGCTCGATCCTGGGAGATGATTAACGACTACATCAACGGAAAGCGGGATAACTTTCATATCGAGTTCAAGATGCGCCACAAGCACGGTCATTGGGTGGATATCCTCTCCCGTGCCTTTCTGGTCCGCGACGCCCGGGGAGAAGCGAACCGTATCGTCGGGACACATGTGGATATTACTGAAAAGAAGCGCCAGGAGGCGCATATCCTCAAGCAGGCCCATTACGATGGCCTGACCGGCCTACCAAATCGTTTCCTCTCCATGGATCGTTTGGCTCAACTGCTTAAAGAGGCCTCGAGAGATGCATACAAGGTCGCCATACTGTTCCTCGACCTGGACGGTTTCAAACGGGTCAACGATACCTTAGGACACGAAACCGGCGACCGTCTGTTGGTCCAGGCTGCGGGTCGTCTGCAGTCGGCGGTACGTGACGGCGACAGTGTCTGCCGCCTCGGTGGTGACGAATTTGTCGTACTGCTGCGCAACCTGGGAGAGCTTACCGATGCCAAGAAGGTGGCGAGTAGCCTGATTTCCCAGTTCCGGCGCCCATTCAAACTGGATGAAAGGGAATTGGTGGTTACCACCAGTATCGGTATTGCAGTCTATCCGAGTGACGGTATTACCCCCACCGAACTGCTACGGAACGCCGATACCGCCATGTACCACTCAAAGGAGCAGGGTAGAAATACGTTCAACTTTTATACCAGTGAGATGAATCTGAGTATTTCCCGCAGTTTGGAAGTGGAGGAGCAGTTGCACGGAGCACAGGAACGGCACGAGTTCTCAGTGGTCTACCAACCTGTGGTGGAGTTGCAAAGCAACCGTATAGTCGCCGCTGAAGCCCTGTTGCGCTGGACTAACCCCGCCCTGGGATCGATATCACCTGACGAGTTTATTCCGATAGCGGAACAGACCGGGGTGATTCTGGGCATCGGAAGATATGTGCTGCAACAGGCGGTGTGCAATGCCCAGCGCTGGGGTGAAATGCTCGATCATGATTTCAAGATCGCCATCAATCTGTCACCAAGACAGCTGCGTGATGCCACACTGGTCGATTTCATACATGACCTCCTGGAAAGTTGCGGTTTGAAGGCGGATGCCCTGATATTGGAGATCACTGAAGGTGTGTTGATGAGTGGGCAGCATGATATCGAATATGCGTTAGCTCAACTGCATGAAGCCGGTATAGGCCTGGGCATGGACGATTTCGGTACCGGTTACTCATCCCTCAGTTATTTACGTAAATACCCATTCGACGTGTTGAAAGTGGATCGAAGTTTCATCAACGATCTGACCATCGACCCGGCGGATTTCGAACTGGTCAATGCCTCCATACTCATGGCCCATGGCATAGGGCTTGAAGTGGTGGCAGAAGGTGTGGAAACCGAAGGTCAACTCAATCGATTGCGCGATTTGCAATGCGAGTACGCCCAGGGGTATCTGTTCAGTCGGCCAATCAACGAGGATGATTTCACCCAACTGCTGAAGAGTAGCTCAAAAATAGAATCTTTCATTCTATAG
- a CDS encoding TIR domain-containing protein, translating into MNKPAAYISLKRNKTSSYQIRQFAITIDDTVVGKIRSGETKQFKVPSGAHAIGVKIDLYKSQPLQIELKPEQTLDLECGDRSPESIKEAFTLKGIEKSLNSLIKPKQYLYVQPVGHSASQLTPHKPKPRVKPPQEAQTVRKSCTVFISYRRDDSREITGRICDRLNSEFGKQAIFRDVDSIPAGVDFRKHINKTIDQCSMLVAIIGDKWLDAKNRKGERRLDLPNDHLRVEIETALKKEVPVIPVLVKNGVMPDEEELPEGLKPLAYRNAIPIPEEPFFHNGVDLLIKEMSKGFSPSKPARQSNRNAFCIYCGNEIMPGNKFCIQCGKPV; encoded by the coding sequence ATGAATAAACCAGCTGCCTACATTTCATTAAAAAGAAATAAAACCAGCTCATATCAAATACGCCAATTTGCAATCACAATCGATGACACTGTGGTGGGTAAGATCAGGTCGGGGGAGACAAAGCAGTTCAAAGTTCCCAGTGGTGCCCACGCCATCGGTGTGAAGATTGACCTCTATAAGAGCCAACCGCTGCAGATTGAGCTGAAACCTGAACAAACCCTCGATCTTGAGTGCGGTGATCGATCGCCCGAGAGCATAAAAGAGGCATTTACCTTAAAGGGTATAGAAAAATCACTAAACTCCCTGATCAAGCCCAAGCAATATCTTTACGTGCAACCTGTGGGTCACTCCGCGTCACAACTGACGCCGCACAAACCGAAACCAAGGGTAAAGCCTCCTCAAGAGGCACAAACCGTTAGAAAATCCTGCACAGTATTTATCTCCTATCGACGTGATGACAGCCGTGAGATCACAGGCAGGATATGTGACAGGCTGAACAGCGAATTTGGCAAGCAGGCCATTTTCAGGGATGTTGACTCCATACCTGCCGGAGTGGATTTTCGCAAACACATCAACAAGACCATCGATCAGTGCTCTATGCTGGTGGCGATAATAGGTGATAAATGGTTGGATGCGAAAAACAGGAAGGGTGAACGACGGCTGGATCTCCCCAATGACCATCTAAGGGTGGAGATAGAGACCGCCTTGAAAAAAGAGGTCCCGGTGATACCGGTGCTGGTGAAGAATGGTGTCATGCCTGATGAAGAGGAGCTGCCTGAAGGGCTAAAGCCCCTGGCATACCGAAATGCAATCCCGATACCGGAAGAGCCATTCTTTCATAACGGTGTCGATCTCCTGATAAAGGAGATGTCGAAGGGCTTTTCACCAAGCAAGCCGGCCAGGCAGTCGAACAGAAATGCATTCTGTATCTACTGTGGCAATGAGATCATGCCCGGTAACAAGTTCTGTATTCAGTGCGGTAAACCGGTTTAA
- the ygfZ gene encoding CAF17-like 4Fe-4S cluster assembly/insertion protein YgfZ, with translation MNREWSEFLASRSKPVTDGADINCALNDLSHYGLIRVEGEDAEQFLQGQMTNDMRQVTEDHSNLAGWCNAKGRMIASFRCFRQGESYYLQTPAEAIPAILPRLSMYVLRSKVVVSNASDDWVRIGLTGNCAEALLQPFFEELPEQANSVQQQDGLILIRLPGSMPRFEVIGPVPQLKEIWQTAEGQAQPASSELWSLYEIRAGIPTLYPQTRESFVPQMANMQLIDGVSFTKGCYTGQEVVARMQYLGKLKRRMYLAHVDSDTAPQPGDDLFAEGSTSGQGAGKIVDAQSSGDGYELLAIIEIASAEENQVKLGESGPRLEILNLPYSYSEE, from the coding sequence ATGAATAGAGAATGGTCTGAATTCCTCGCCTCCCGCAGCAAGCCGGTCACTGACGGTGCCGACATCAACTGCGCCCTGAATGATCTCTCCCACTATGGCCTGATCCGGGTCGAGGGGGAAGACGCAGAGCAGTTTTTACAAGGCCAGATGACCAACGACATGCGTCAGGTCACCGAGGATCACAGCAACCTGGCGGGCTGGTGTAACGCCAAGGGCCGCATGATAGCCAGCTTTCGCTGCTTTCGCCAAGGCGAAAGCTACTACCTGCAGACTCCGGCCGAGGCCATCCCCGCGATTCTGCCCCGGCTATCCATGTATGTACTGCGTTCCAAGGTGGTTGTCAGCAATGCCAGCGATGATTGGGTCAGGATCGGCCTGACCGGGAATTGCGCCGAAGCCCTGCTGCAGCCCTTTTTCGAAGAGCTGCCCGAGCAAGCCAATAGCGTGCAACAGCAGGACGGGCTGATCCTGATACGTCTGCCTGGCAGCATGCCCCGCTTCGAAGTCATAGGGCCGGTTCCACAGTTGAAGGAGATCTGGCAGACCGCTGAAGGACAGGCCCAACCGGCAAGTAGTGAGCTCTGGTCACTGTATGAGATTCGCGCGGGTATCCCGACCCTCTATCCTCAAACCCGCGAGTCTTTCGTACCGCAGATGGCAAATATGCAGCTTATCGACGGGGTCAGTTTCACCAAGGGATGCTACACCGGCCAGGAGGTGGTGGCACGCATGCAATACCTGGGCAAGCTGAAGCGGCGTATGTATCTGGCCCATGTGGATAGCGATACAGCGCCACAACCGGGTGATGACCTGTTTGCGGAGGGAAGCACATCGGGACAGGGTGCGGGTAAAATCGTGGATGCACAATCAAGTGGCGATGGTTACGAACTGCTCGCCATTATCGAAATCGCCAGTGCCGAGGAGAACCAGGTCAAGTTGGGTGAGAGCGGCCCCAGGCTGGAGATACTCAACCTCCCCTACAGCTATTCTGAAGAGTAA
- a CDS encoding ABC transporter permease: MSLRRFLAALQARNLEFLRDRTALGWNLIMPVLIVMGFAFAFTTGQEELYKVGIYGEAEENRALEDFLTIRYVDFIPVVELNKMIDKVDRHQIDLLLDVQNNRYWVNSTSPKGYLLEQLLLPYKLQRQALSGSEIRYVDWVIPGVLGMNIMFSALFGVGYVIVRYRKNGVLKRLRATPLSAFEFISAQIASRLLMIVAVTVLVYVGTDLVVDFRMVGSYWLLFLILIMGALSMISVGLLVAARITSEEAANGLLNLMSWPMMLLSGVWFSLEGSHPFVQNLSLALPLTHMIDAARVVMIEGAGLMDVASQLLILFLFTLCFVIIGSKTFRWE, translated from the coding sequence ATGTCTTTACGTCGTTTCTTAGCCGCCCTGCAAGCACGCAACCTGGAGTTTCTGCGTGACCGTACCGCACTCGGCTGGAATCTCATCATGCCGGTATTGATCGTGATGGGTTTCGCCTTTGCATTCACCACCGGACAGGAGGAGCTCTACAAGGTTGGTATTTATGGGGAAGCTGAAGAGAATCGCGCCCTGGAGGATTTCCTGACAATCCGATATGTGGACTTCATTCCGGTGGTGGAGCTGAACAAGATGATCGACAAGGTGGACAGACACCAGATCGATCTATTGCTGGACGTGCAGAACAACCGCTATTGGGTCAACAGTACCTCACCCAAAGGGTACCTGCTTGAACAGTTGTTATTACCCTACAAACTGCAGCGCCAGGCGCTGAGTGGATCGGAGATACGCTATGTGGATTGGGTAATACCCGGCGTCCTGGGTATGAACATCATGTTCAGCGCCCTGTTTGGAGTCGGCTATGTCATTGTTAGATATCGTAAAAATGGCGTATTGAAAAGGCTACGGGCAACCCCGCTCAGCGCTTTCGAGTTTATATCGGCGCAGATCGCATCACGTCTGCTAATGATCGTGGCAGTCACTGTTTTGGTCTATGTGGGGACCGATTTGGTGGTGGATTTCCGCATGGTGGGCTCCTACTGGTTACTCTTTCTGATCCTCATTATGGGCGCCCTGAGTATGATCAGCGTCGGTCTGCTGGTGGCGGCACGCATCACCAGCGAAGAGGCGGCAAACGGTCTGCTGAATCTGATGAGCTGGCCCATGATGCTGCTATCCGGGGTCTGGTTCTCCCTCGAGGGTTCACATCCTTTTGTGCAGAATCTGTCACTGGCCCTGCCCTTGACCCACATGATCGACGCCGCCCGGGTGGTGATGATCGAGGGTGCCGGTTTGATGGACGTGGCATCCCAGCTGCTCATACTCTTCCTGTTTACCCTGTGCTTTGTCATCATAGGTTCGAAAACCTTTCGCTGGGAGTAG
- a CDS encoding RNB domain-containing ribonuclease has product MSTFTTGALVLYKIRPARIIEVTDKITIELETGKNKRVRDKDVVLLHPGPLSDLKELTPQSGEIEENWELLEGAETDIKELSELVFGDYTPAMAWAAWELVSEGIYFEGEPSSIRPRSADQVASEIAERAKKAAEAEAWDGFIQRLQSGSIIEEDRKTLGEVEALALEKRENSRILQALEIQETPVNAHRLLLKTGYWPANENPYPRRMGIDESIPGCAVPALVEEERLDLTHLPAYAIDDEDNQDPDDAVSLDGERIWVHVADVAALVAPDSEMDLDARARGANLYLPDRVIPMLPPQVTDQLGLGLQQKSPALSIGFNLSAAGDVENVAIHPSWVKVERISYAAADLRLQEDPLSSLLGKSQCYRQRRMQAGAASIQLPEVKLKVSEGRVEIEPLPRLQSREMITDLMLMAGEGIAIYCQNQDIPIPFATQAPPDQLEQPQDLAGMYAYRRFFKPTKIKTQPEPHAGLGLSVYTRSTSPLRRYSDLLVHQQLRAHLKGDEVLDIHLISERIAQSEMGSMANRKTERVSNDHWRLIYLRDNPDWQGEAVIVAKEGERATVLLPSIAMEAKLRIRGDAGLNDSIRLKPREIDIPDLSCYFRVI; this is encoded by the coding sequence ATGAGTACATTCACGACAGGCGCCCTGGTTCTCTACAAGATTCGACCGGCTCGGATCATCGAGGTGACGGACAAGATCACCATCGAACTGGAAACAGGCAAGAACAAACGGGTCAGGGACAAGGATGTGGTCCTGTTGCATCCCGGGCCCCTGAGCGATCTCAAGGAACTGACCCCGCAAAGCGGTGAGATCGAGGAGAACTGGGAGTTACTGGAAGGCGCCGAGACCGATATCAAGGAGTTGAGCGAACTGGTGTTCGGTGACTATACCCCCGCCATGGCCTGGGCTGCCTGGGAGTTGGTGTCGGAGGGTATCTATTTCGAGGGCGAACCCTCATCGATCCGCCCGCGTTCCGCGGACCAGGTGGCGTCAGAGATTGCCGAGCGGGCAAAAAAGGCTGCCGAGGCAGAGGCCTGGGATGGCTTTATACAGCGTTTACAATCGGGTTCGATTATCGAGGAGGATCGCAAGACCCTGGGCGAGGTCGAGGCGCTGGCCCTGGAGAAGCGGGAGAACAGCCGTATCCTGCAGGCCCTGGAGATCCAGGAGACCCCGGTCAATGCCCACCGTCTGTTGCTCAAGACCGGTTACTGGCCAGCCAACGAAAATCCCTATCCGCGCCGCATGGGTATAGACGAGTCCATACCGGGATGTGCGGTACCAGCATTGGTGGAGGAGGAGCGTCTTGATCTGACTCATCTTCCAGCCTACGCCATCGATGATGAAGACAACCAGGATCCGGATGACGCGGTGAGTCTGGATGGGGAGCGTATCTGGGTCCACGTGGCGGATGTGGCCGCCCTGGTTGCCCCGGACAGCGAGATGGATCTGGATGCCCGCGCCCGCGGTGCCAACCTCTATCTGCCGGACCGGGTGATCCCGATGCTGCCGCCCCAGGTGACAGACCAGCTCGGCCTCGGCCTGCAGCAGAAGTCGCCGGCATTGTCGATCGGTTTCAATCTCTCTGCTGCGGGGGATGTGGAAAATGTGGCGATCCACCCGAGTTGGGTCAAGGTCGAGCGCATCAGTTACGCTGCTGCGGATCTGCGTCTGCAGGAGGACCCTCTCTCTTCCCTGTTGGGGAAGAGCCAGTGTTACCGGCAACGGCGCATGCAGGCTGGCGCGGCATCGATACAGCTGCCGGAAGTGAAGTTAAAGGTCAGCGAAGGCCGGGTGGAGATCGAGCCGCTGCCCAGGCTACAGAGCCGGGAGATGATCACCGATCTGATGCTGATGGCCGGGGAGGGCATAGCCATCTACTGCCAGAACCAGGATATACCCATTCCCTTTGCAACCCAGGCACCACCGGATCAACTTGAGCAGCCGCAAGACCTGGCAGGCATGTATGCCTATCGCCGTTTCTTCAAGCCGACCAAGATAAAGACCCAGCCGGAACCCCATGCGGGATTGGGTCTGAGCGTCTATACCCGTTCCACCAGCCCCTTGCGGCGCTACTCCGATCTGCTGGTCCATCAACAATTACGCGCCCATCTCAAGGGTGACGAGGTGCTCGATATCCATCTGATCTCCGAACGTATCGCCCAGTCCGAGATGGGCAGTATGGCGAACCGCAAGACCGAACGGGTGTCAAATGACCACTGGCGTCTGATCTACCTGCGCGACAATCCCGATTGGCAGGGCGAAGCGGTAATCGTTGCCAAGGAGGGAGAACGGGCAACGGTGCTGCTGCCGTCGATTGCCATGGAAGCCAAGTTGCGCATCCGTGGCGATGCAGGGTTGAACGACAGTATCAGACTCAAACCCCGGGAGATCGACATCCCCGATCTGAGTTGCTATTTCCGGGTCATCTGA
- a CDS encoding outer membrane lipoprotein-sorting protein, protein MKPTLLPLLLLLTPALTLAMTAEERGLEIATEIETRDTGFHDFKASMTMLLRNKHGEESLRDMRNQTLEVENDGDKTLVVFDEPRDVKGTALLSFSHKVGDDDQWLYLPALKRVKRIASRNKSGPFMGSEFAYEDISSQEVEKYTYKYIEDGEYEGTPCFILERYPVDPNSGYTRQQVWVDKERYIALKIDYYDRKNSPLKTLVFRGYQQYLDQYWRADEMYMENHQTGKSTLLTWKEYNFRSGLTDGDFNKNSLKRAR, encoded by the coding sequence ATGAAGCCCACCCTTCTACCCCTGCTGTTGTTGCTGACACCGGCACTGACCCTGGCCATGACCGCGGAAGAGCGTGGCCTGGAGATCGCCACGGAGATCGAGACCCGGGATACCGGCTTTCACGACTTCAAGGCCAGTATGACCATGCTGTTGCGCAACAAACATGGGGAAGAGAGCCTGCGTGATATGCGCAACCAGACCCTGGAGGTCGAAAACGACGGCGACAAGACCCTGGTCGTCTTCGATGAGCCCCGGGATGTGAAAGGCACCGCCCTGTTGAGCTTCTCGCATAAGGTGGGGGACGACGATCAATGGCTCTACCTGCCGGCACTGAAACGGGTCAAACGCATCGCCTCGCGCAATAAGTCCGGTCCCTTTATGGGCAGCGAGTTCGCCTACGAGGATATCTCCTCCCAGGAGGTCGAGAAGTACACCTACAAGTACATCGAGGACGGCGAGTACGAAGGCACACCCTGCTTCATCCTGGAACGCTATCCGGTGGATCCAAATTCCGGCTACACCCGGCAGCAGGTGTGGGTCGACAAGGAGCGCTACATAGCCCTCAAGATCGATTACTACGATCGCAAGAACTCGCCATTGAAGACCCTGGTGTTTCGCGGTTATCAACAATACCTGGATCAGTATTGGCGCGCCGACGAGATGTACATGGAGAATCACCAGACGGGAAAGAGTACCCTGCTGACCTGGAAGGAATACAATTTTCGCAGCGGCCTGACCGACGGTGATTTCAATAAGAACAGTCTGAAGCGTGCGAGATAA
- a CDS encoding HDOD domain-containing protein: protein MTTIKWKPKQKMIDENEFLEKLNDAIDHNRITLPTLPEVALKVRDAVEREQSSANQIADIIASDAALSARLLQVANSPLYRGRVTIDNLQMAVARLGVRLVRSLVVSLIMQQIFQATSDLLDAKFRQVWEESVQIAALSRVLAANTDHLDKEQAMLAGLIHNIGALPILTLAESHDELLEDAQELDRVIDALSPQIGQRILEIWGFSESLIRVPANFRNLDYTSEGDIDYVDIVLVARLESQMNGGDSIDPSTLAQIPAFIKVGLEPEVNIIEIEGVADDIQNIEVMFIS, encoded by the coding sequence ATGACAACGATAAAGTGGAAACCCAAGCAAAAAATGATCGACGAAAACGAATTTCTTGAAAAGCTAAACGACGCCATCGACCACAACCGCATCACCCTCCCCACACTCCCGGAAGTGGCGCTGAAGGTCAGGGATGCGGTGGAGAGAGAGCAGAGTTCGGCCAACCAGATTGCCGATATCATCGCCTCGGATGCCGCCTTGTCGGCACGGCTTCTGCAGGTCGCCAATAGTCCCCTCTATCGGGGCCGGGTGACCATCGACAATCTGCAGATGGCGGTGGCCAGACTGGGGGTGCGTCTGGTGCGCAGCCTGGTCGTCAGTCTGATCATGCAGCAGATCTTCCAGGCAACCAGCGACCTGCTGGATGCCAAATTCAGACAGGTGTGGGAAGAGAGTGTACAGATCGCTGCGCTCAGCCGTGTGCTTGCCGCCAATACTGACCATCTGGATAAGGAGCAGGCGATGCTGGCAGGCCTGATCCACAATATCGGCGCCCTGCCGATTCTCACCCTTGCGGAGAGTCATGACGAACTGCTTGAGGATGCCCAGGAACTGGATAGGGTGATCGATGCCCTGAGCCCCCAGATCGGTCAACGCATACTCGAGATCTGGGGCTTCTCCGAATCCCTGATCCGGGTACCGGCAAACTTTCGTAACCTTGACTATACCAGCGAGGGGGATATCGATTATGTGGATATCGTGCTGGTGGCACGACTCGAGTCGCAGATGAATGGGGGCGACTCCATCGACCCATCGACCCTGGCGCAGATCCCGGCCTTCATAAAAGTTGGATTGGAACCCGAGGTCAATATCATCGAAATCGAAGGTGTCGCTGACGATATTCAGAATATCGAGGTCATGTTCATATCGTGA
- a CDS encoding zinc ribbon domain-containing protein produces the protein MFCPECGTENPEGARFCGNCRHQLSGQTGPTENSPGGSVVEIGSEPKAVSDGLKYGILAGSLIIPFIGMIMGIIYLVQGESEEKKDVGKLWLYGSIGIIVLYMIISGDI, from the coding sequence ATGTTTTGTCCGGAGTGTGGAACTGAAAATCCAGAAGGTGCGAGGTTCTGCGGAAACTGCAGGCATCAGCTCTCAGGTCAAACCGGCCCTACAGAGAATAGTCCTGGTGGTTCTGTGGTTGAAATCGGCAGTGAGCCTAAGGCTGTTTCAGATGGGTTGAAGTATGGAATACTGGCCGGTTCACTGATCATACCCTTTATTGGCATGATCATGGGTATTATCTACCTGGTGCAGGGGGAATCGGAAGAGAAAAAGGATGTTGGTAAATTGTGGCTGTATGGAAGCATAGGGATTATTGTCTTGTATATGATTATCAGTGGTGATATTTGA
- a CDS encoding nucleoside deaminase, with protein MDQQDETFMNEALQLAQRGIEQGDGGPFGAVLVMQERIIGRGWNQVIKHNDPTAHAEILAIRNACDHAASYHLPGSVLYTTCEPCPMCLSAAYWAHIDRLVYAATADDAAAIGFNDNFIHKELNKPMGERGIITQQLFRERSLTLFRAWHESDKRVDY; from the coding sequence ATGGATCAACAGGATGAGACCTTCATGAACGAGGCCCTGCAGCTCGCACAACGGGGTATAGAACAGGGTGATGGCGGTCCATTCGGTGCAGTGCTTGTGATGCAGGAACGGATTATCGGTCGCGGTTGGAACCAGGTGATAAAGCACAACGATCCTACCGCTCATGCGGAGATATTGGCGATTCGCAATGCCTGCGACCATGCAGCAAGCTATCATCTACCAGGCAGTGTACTCTATACCACGTGCGAACCCTGCCCGATGTGCCTCAGCGCCGCCTATTGGGCTCACATAGATCGTCTGGTCTATGCTGCCACGGCCGATGACGCCGCTGCCATCGGCTTTAACGACAATTTTATCCACAAGGAACTCAACAAACCGATGGGTGAAAGAGGCATCATCACCCAACAACTTTTCAGAGAGCGGAGTCTCACCCTGTTCAGAGCTTGGCATGAGAGCGACAAGCGGGTCGACTATTGA